The following are encoded in a window of bacterium genomic DNA:
- the glgP gene encoding alpha-glucan family phosphorylase — translation MRPAIDFRVAPNVPEALLPLKDLAENMWWTWNVAARELFRRIDETLWDEVKHNPVALLGRVSQRRLEALASDEGFLHHLSLVAEEFQAYLGGETWFDRAYKGFRKPRFAYFSMEFGIAEYLRIYSGGLGVLAGDHLKSSSDLGVPLVAVGLLFRRGYLSQYLNADGWQQETYHINDPYNLPLELVRTESGAALEIPVRVGDADVRLYVWRCRVGRVDLYLLDANVEANAEDDRAITGNLYGGNSEMRIRQEIVLGIGGLRALHEVGVKPMVCHMNEGHSAFLALERIRLLMAETMLDFESARVICAGGNVFTTHTAVPAGFDLFSADLIARYFGHYVGELGISVPRLLELGRRHGEPDSAPFNMAVFAINNTSYVNGVSELHAQVTRKMMHAGYPGIPTNEVPIRHVTNGVHFETWANPDVRALIERYLGADWSESKTSPEVWKKVERIPNVELWRMHERQRERLVESVRRRARAQCVARNAPVEDITSAAEVLDARALTIGFARRFATYKRATLLFRDIDRLTRLLADASRPVQFIFAGKAHPADEQAKAFIKAIVHAARESNIRSQVIFLEDYDIELARELVAGVDVWLNTPRRPLEASGTSGMKALINGALNCSVLDGWWAEAFVTHAGWAIGAGEEYDDPDYQDRVESSAIYDLLEKEIVPTFYDRARDGLPRRWIEMMKRSMTAYGPLFNTDRMLQQYVRRYYLPAEAYYASLCAHEYRDGVQYAAWRRNVRERWDPIAVNDVTAETNEGRRAGEELLVTANVSLGELQPQDVHVEIYGGVLDENLRLVDGVVTKMTMKKSLGSGRYAYEGIYRCIDVGHHGVLVRVIPAHAMMVAPHALPLVRWSQTKE, via the coding sequence ATGCGCCCGGCCATCGATTTTCGCGTCGCCCCGAACGTTCCCGAAGCGCTGCTGCCGCTTAAGGATCTCGCCGAAAATATGTGGTGGACATGGAACGTCGCCGCGCGCGAGCTGTTCCGCCGCATCGATGAGACGTTGTGGGACGAGGTGAAGCATAACCCCGTCGCGCTTCTCGGCCGCGTCTCGCAGCGGCGCCTCGAGGCGCTCGCGAGCGACGAGGGATTTTTGCACCACCTCTCGCTTGTCGCCGAGGAATTTCAGGCCTACCTCGGCGGCGAGACCTGGTTTGACCGCGCCTACAAGGGCTTCCGCAAGCCGCGATTCGCGTATTTCTCGATGGAATTCGGCATCGCGGAATACCTGCGCATTTACTCCGGCGGCCTTGGCGTGCTGGCCGGAGATCACCTGAAATCCTCGAGCGACCTGGGTGTGCCTCTTGTCGCCGTCGGCCTGCTGTTTCGCCGCGGGTATCTTTCGCAATACCTCAACGCGGACGGCTGGCAGCAGGAAACCTATCACATCAACGATCCGTACAACCTGCCGCTCGAGCTCGTGCGAACGGAATCCGGCGCGGCGCTTGAGATCCCCGTGCGCGTCGGCGACGCCGACGTGCGCCTTTACGTGTGGCGATGCCGCGTCGGCCGCGTCGATCTCTATTTGCTCGACGCGAACGTCGAGGCGAACGCGGAGGACGATCGCGCCATTACGGGCAATCTCTACGGCGGCAATTCGGAAATGCGCATCCGCCAGGAGATCGTTCTCGGTATCGGCGGGCTGCGCGCGCTGCACGAGGTCGGCGTCAAACCGATGGTCTGCCACATGAACGAAGGTCATTCGGCGTTCCTCGCGCTTGAACGCATCCGCCTTCTGATGGCCGAGACGATGCTCGATTTCGAAAGCGCCCGCGTCATCTGCGCCGGGGGCAACGTCTTCACGACGCACACCGCCGTGCCCGCGGGATTCGATCTGTTTTCCGCGGACCTGATCGCGCGCTACTTCGGCCACTACGTCGGCGAGCTCGGCATCAGCGTGCCGCGCCTTCTGGAGCTGGGCCGGCGCCACGGCGAGCCCGACAGCGCGCCTTTCAACATGGCCGTCTTCGCCATCAACAACACCTCGTATGTCAACGGCGTCTCCGAATTGCACGCGCAGGTGACGCGCAAGATGATGCACGCGGGCTATCCCGGCATCCCCACGAACGAGGTGCCGATTCGCCATGTCACCAACGGCGTCCATTTCGAAACGTGGGCAAACCCGGACGTGCGGGCGCTGATTGAGCGGTATCTCGGCGCGGACTGGTCGGAGTCGAAAACCTCCCCCGAGGTCTGGAAGAAGGTGGAGCGCATCCCCAACGTGGAACTGTGGCGCATGCACGAGCGCCAGCGCGAGCGCCTCGTCGAGTCGGTTCGCCGGCGCGCCCGGGCGCAGTGCGTCGCGCGGAACGCGCCCGTCGAGGACATCACGAGCGCCGCCGAGGTGTTGGATGCCCGGGCGCTGACGATCGGCTTCGCGCGCCGGTTCGCGACCTACAAGCGGGCGACGCTTTTGTTTCGGGACATCGATCGCCTGACGCGCCTCCTGGCCGACGCCTCGCGTCCGGTCCAGTTCATCTTCGCGGGCAAAGCGCATCCGGCCGACGAGCAGGCCAAGGCGTTCATCAAGGCGATCGTGCACGCCGCGCGCGAGTCGAACATCCGCAGTCAGGTTATCTTCCTCGAGGACTACGACATCGAACTCGCGCGAGAACTCGTCGCGGGCGTCGATGTATGGCTGAACACGCCGCGCCGTCCGCTCGAGGCCAGCGGAACAAGCGGCATGAAGGCGCTCATCAACGGCGCGCTCAACTGTTCGGTTCTCGACGGCTGGTGGGCCGAGGCCTTCGTCACGCACGCCGGCTGGGCGATCGGTGCCGGCGAGGAATACGACGACCCGGATTATCAGGACCGCGTCGAATCAAGCGCGATCTACGACCTGCTCGAAAAGGAGATCGTGCCGACCTTCTACGATCGCGCGCGCGACGGGCTGCCCCGCCGCTGGATCGAGATGATGAAGCGATCCATGACGGCCTACGGCCCGCTCTTCAACACCGACCGAATGTTGCAGCAATACGTTCGCCGGTATTATCTGCCGGCGGAGGCGTATTACGCATCCCTGTGCGCGCACGAATACCGCGACGGCGTGCAATACGCCGCGTGGCGCCGCAATGTGCGCGAGCGTTGGGATCCGATCGCCGTCAACGATGTTACGGCCGAGACAAACGAGGGGCGCCGCGCCGGCGAGGAGTTGCTTGTCACCGCCAACGTAAGCCTGGGCGAACTGCAACCCCAGGATGTGCACGTCGAAATCTACGGCGGTGTGCTCGACGAAAACCTGCGCCTGGTCGACGGCGTCGTGACCAAGATGACGATGAAAAAATCCCTCGGTTCCGGCCGCTACGCCTACGAGGGCATCTACCGCTGCATCGACGTCGGACACCACGGCGTTCTCGTTCGCGTCATCCCCGCGCACGCCATGATGGTCGCCCCGCACGCGCTGCCGCTTGTGCGTTGGTCACAGACGAAGGAGTAG
- the trpA gene encoding tryptophan synthase subunit alpha → MNRIDRAFAELRARGGRAFIPFLTGGYPDRESFLAVAAAAARGGAAVLEIGIPFSDPVADGPVIQASSEAALAGGATLVTLLDDIARLRALIETPMVLMGYANPIESMGYARFVEEALRCGADGVIVPDLPPEEADELIAAARARDFATIFLAATTSSDARVRAVTRASTGYVYFVTRLGVTGADAAPEDIGAMVARLRRHTDLPIAAGFGIATPEQAARVCETADAAIVGSALVRLVTEHKDAPDLAERVEAFCRAMTDACAG, encoded by the coding sequence ATGAATCGCATCGATCGGGCTTTCGCGGAACTTCGCGCGCGCGGCGGACGCGCGTTCATTCCGTTTTTGACGGGCGGTTACCCGGATCGCGAAAGCTTTCTCGCGGTCGCGGCGGCGGCGGCTCGCGGCGGCGCGGCCGTGCTGGAGATCGGCATACCGTTTTCCGATCCCGTCGCGGACGGACCCGTGATCCAGGCCTCGTCCGAGGCCGCGCTCGCCGGCGGCGCGACGCTGGTAACGTTGCTCGACGACATCGCCCGGCTACGCGCGTTGATCGAAACGCCGATGGTGCTGATGGGCTACGCAAACCCGATCGAGTCGATGGGCTACGCGCGATTCGTCGAGGAAGCTTTGCGGTGCGGCGCGGATGGCGTCATCGTGCCGGATCTGCCGCCCGAGGAGGCCGATGAACTGATCGCCGCGGCGCGCGCTCGGGACTTCGCCACGATCTTCCTGGCCGCGACGACCAGCTCGGATGCGCGGGTGCGCGCCGTGACAAGAGCCAGCACGGGTTACGTCTATTTCGTTACAAGGCTTGGCGTCACCGGCGCGGACGCCGCACCGGAGGACATCGGCGCGATGGTTGCGCGCCTGCGCCGCCATACCGATTTGCCGATCGCGGCGGGCTTCGGCATCGCGACGCCCGAACAAGCCGCGCGCGTCTGCGAGACGGCCGACGCGGCGATCGTCGGCAGCGCGCTCGTGCGGCTGGTGACCGAGCACAAGGACGCGCCCGATCTCGCCGAGCGCGTCGAGGCGTTTTGCCGCGCGATGACGGACGCGTGCGCGGGATGA
- the trpB gene encoding tryptophan synthase subunit beta, translating to MVTLPDARGKFGRFGGRFMPETLMVAIEELTRAYDDARGDPEFRREFESYLRDYCGRPTPLSFAARLTEHAGGAKIYLKREDLNHTGSHKMNNTIGQAILARRMGKTRIIAETGAGQHGVATATACALFGLPCVVYMGEEDVERQALNVFRMKLLGATVVPVTSGSRTLKDATNEAIRDWVTNLRDTHYIIGSVVGPHPYPMMVRDFQSVIGREAREQILHAENRLPEAIVACVGGGSNAIGIFHPFLADADVQLVGVEAAGRGLSTSEHSASITGGRVGVLHGARSFLLQTESGQIAPTHSIAAGLDYPGVGPEHAYLAETGRARYTAVTDDEALIAFRLLAGLEGIIPALESAHAVAEGVHLAASMPRDAIVVINISGRGDKDTTIVDTPGGAA from the coding sequence ATCGTGACGTTACCCGACGCCAGGGGAAAGTTTGGCCGATTCGGCGGGCGCTTCATGCCCGAGACGCTGATGGTGGCCATTGAGGAGCTGACGCGTGCCTACGACGACGCGCGCGGCGACCCGGAGTTTCGGCGCGAGTTCGAATCGTATCTTCGCGATTATTGCGGCAGACCGACGCCGCTTTCGTTCGCGGCGCGCCTCACCGAACACGCGGGCGGCGCGAAGATCTACCTCAAGCGCGAGGACCTGAATCACACCGGCTCGCACAAGATGAACAACACGATCGGACAGGCGATCCTCGCGCGACGCATGGGCAAGACACGTATCATCGCCGAGACCGGCGCGGGACAGCACGGCGTCGCGACCGCGACGGCCTGCGCGCTTTTCGGGTTGCCGTGCGTTGTGTACATGGGCGAGGAGGACGTGGAACGCCAGGCGCTGAACGTCTTTCGCATGAAGCTGCTTGGCGCGACGGTCGTGCCCGTCACCTCCGGCTCGCGAACGTTGAAGGACGCGACAAACGAGGCCATCCGCGATTGGGTGACGAATCTTCGCGACACGCACTACATCATCGGTTCGGTCGTCGGGCCGCATCCGTATCCCATGATGGTGCGCGACTTCCAGAGCGTGATCGGGCGCGAAGCGCGCGAGCAAATCCTGCATGCTGAAAATCGTCTGCCTGAAGCGATCGTCGCGTGCGTCGGCGGCGGAAGCAACGCCATTGGGATTTTTCACCCGTTCCTCGCGGACGCCGACGTACAGCTTGTCGGCGTGGAAGCCGCGGGCCGCGGGCTCTCGACAAGCGAGCACTCCGCGAGCATCACCGGCGGACGCGTGGGGGTGCTGCACGGCGCGCGCAGTTTCCTTTTGCAAACCGAATCCGGGCAGATCGCGCCGACGCACTCCATCGCCGCGGGGCTCGACTACCCGGGCGTCGGGCCGGAACACGCGTACCTCGCGGAAACCGGGCGTGCGCGCTACACGGCGGTGACCGACGATGAGGCGCTCATCGCGTTTCGCTTGCTCGCGGGGCTCGAGGGCATCATTCCGGCGCTCGAGAGCGCGCATGCGGTGGCCGAAGGCGTTCACCTCGCGGCGTCGATGCCCCGGGATGCGATCGTCGTCATCAATATCTCCGGACGCGGGGACAAGGACACGACCATCGTGGATACGCCGGGCGGCGCCGCATGA
- a CDS encoding phosphoribosylanthranilate isomerase, translated as MSVRVKICGVTRADQAREIAAAGADYLGVVFAESPRRVDERTARQIRDAAPGVKLVGVFVDETPGRVAELVERVALDLVQLHGGESPDDFAALPVPAIKAVAVTENGSVLAEAIARVAGGAWDYLMLDSSAGGRAGGSGQAFDWVRFSDAVEPVRDRLFAAGGLAPENARAAILALSPFALDASSRLETSPGVKDLSRVRAFIDAVRKVES; from the coding sequence ATGAGCGTCCGGGTGAAGATCTGCGGCGTGACGCGGGCGGACCAGGCGCGCGAAATCGCCGCGGCGGGCGCCGATTATCTCGGCGTCGTTTTTGCCGAGTCGCCGCGCCGGGTCGACGAACGAACGGCGCGCCAAATCCGCGACGCCGCGCCGGGCGTCAAACTCGTCGGCGTGTTTGTCGACGAGACGCCCGGGCGCGTCGCCGAACTTGTGGAGCGCGTGGCGCTTGATCTCGTTCAGCTTCACGGTGGCGAATCGCCGGACGACTTCGCCGCCCTGCCCGTTCCCGCCATCAAGGCCGTCGCCGTTACCGAAAACGGCAGCGTGCTGGCCGAAGCGATCGCGCGCGTCGCGGGCGGCGCATGGGATTACCTGATGCTCGATTCGAGCGCCGGCGGTCGCGCCGGCGGATCGGGGCAAGCGTTCGATTGGGTGCGCTTTTCCGATGCGGTCGAGCCTGTGCGCGATCGTCTTTTCGCCGCCGGAGGCCTGGCGCCGGAAAATGCCAGGGCGGCGATTCTCGCGCTTTCGCCGTTTGCCCTCGACGCGTCCTCGCGCCTTGAGACCTCGCCCGGCGTGAAGGATCTTTCGCGCGTGCGCGCGTTCATCGACGCGGTGCGCAAGGTGGAATCGTGA
- the trpC gene encoding indole-3-glycerol phosphate synthase TrpC: MDSILDNIVSARREDIAAAKARVPLSELEAQCYAIAAPRDFQAAVETPKAKTAIVAEIKRASPSRGVLRADLDPAALARAYEAGGAAALSVLTEPNFFKARPSDLTEARGACRLPVLRKDFLIDEYQLYETCAMGADACLLIVRLMDEAELRDFVMLAHELSIAALVETHSAGEIERAQRADARLIGINNRDLATFEVALERTIELAKNVDAHRTVISESGIGSAADLARLRDAGVRAALVGESLVTSDDPALCIRELLA, from the coding sequence ATGGATTCGATTCTCGACAACATCGTCTCGGCGCGCCGCGAGGACATCGCGGCCGCCAAGGCGCGCGTGCCGTTGTCCGAACTCGAGGCGCAATGTTACGCCATCGCCGCGCCGCGCGACTTCCAGGCCGCGGTCGAAACGCCGAAGGCGAAAACGGCGATCGTCGCGGAGATCAAGCGCGCCTCGCCGTCCAGGGGCGTTCTGCGCGCCGATCTGGACCCCGCCGCGCTGGCGCGGGCCTACGAAGCCGGCGGCGCGGCGGCGCTGTCGGTGCTTACCGAACCGAACTTCTTCAAGGCGCGACCGTCGGACCTGACCGAGGCGCGCGGCGCGTGCCGGCTACCGGTTCTGCGCAAGGACTTTCTCATCGACGAATACCAACTCTACGAAACGTGCGCGATGGGAGCCGACGCGTGCCTGCTGATCGTGCGTTTGATGGACGAGGCCGAGCTTCGCGATTTCGTGATGCTGGCGCATGAGCTATCCATCGCGGCTCTCGTGGAGACGCACTCCGCCGGAGAAATCGAGCGTGCCCAACGCGCCGACGCGCGCCTGATCGGCATCAACAACCGCGATCTGGCGACGTTCGAGGTCGCCCTGGAACGCACGATCGAGCTTGCAAAAAACGTCGATGCGCACCGCACGGTCATAAGCGAAAGCGGCATCGGCTCGGCGGCGGACCTGGCGCGGCTTCGCGACGCCGGCGTTCGCGCGGCGCTTGTCGGCGAATCGCTGGTCACGAGCGATGACCCCGCCTTGTGCATCCGGGAGTTGCTTGCATGA
- a CDS encoding bifunctional anthranilate synthase component II/anthranilate phosphoribosyltransferase, with protein sequence MLLLIDNYDSFVYNLAHDFEREGETVRVVRNDAITLDEIERLAPGRIVISPGPCSPAEAGISIEVIRRFGPRIPTLGVCLGHQAIGAAFGGHIVRAKAPVHGKTSDIDHIGVGVFAGVEKPLTVGRYHSLVIERETLPDELEITAEAPDGEIMGVRHRTYPIEGVQFHPESVLTSHGRRIVRNFLSGGRPRMLIRDAIARVLAGDNLSVSGAEDVMEDVMSGVATPAQIAAWLVAMRIKGETPEEIAACVRVMRRFARPIRTDRAGVVDTCGTGGDDAGTFNISTVAALAVAGAGVPVVKHGNRAVSSRCGSADLFAELGVQIACPPERMERALAEAGIAFAFAPIYHQSMKHAAEPRREIGMRTLFNILGPMTNPAGAKRQVIGVYDRALTRHVAEVLRLLGTEHAMVVHGHDGLDEITLTGPTHVAELRGGEITEYEFDPRDVGLTLCEAGEFAGGHAGINRRIAERILAGGDGPQADIVALNAGAALVVSGKAADVREGIEIARESLRSGRARAALVGLARISHDDGA encoded by the coding sequence ATGCTTCTTCTCATCGATAACTACGACTCGTTCGTTTACAACCTCGCGCACGATTTCGAGCGGGAAGGCGAAACGGTGCGCGTTGTGCGCAACGACGCGATCACGCTCGATGAAATCGAGCGCCTGGCCCCGGGCCGCATCGTCATCTCCCCGGGGCCTTGTTCGCCGGCCGAGGCGGGGATTTCCATCGAGGTCATCCGGCGTTTCGGTCCGCGCATCCCGACGCTTGGCGTTTGCCTCGGGCATCAAGCGATCGGCGCGGCGTTCGGCGGACATATCGTGCGGGCGAAGGCGCCCGTTCACGGCAAGACGAGCGACATCGACCACATTGGCGTTGGCGTGTTCGCGGGCGTGGAAAAGCCGTTGACGGTCGGGCGCTATCATTCGCTTGTGATCGAACGCGAGACGCTTCCCGATGAGCTTGAAATCACCGCCGAAGCGCCGGACGGCGAAATCATGGGCGTGCGGCACCGGACGTATCCGATCGAAGGCGTGCAGTTTCATCCGGAGTCGGTGCTGACCTCGCACGGACGCCGCATCGTTCGCAACTTCCTTTCCGGCGGGCGCCCGAGGATGCTCATCCGCGACGCGATCGCGCGCGTTCTGGCCGGCGATAACCTCTCCGTTTCCGGCGCGGAAGACGTGATGGAAGACGTCATGAGCGGCGTCGCGACCCCCGCGCAGATCGCGGCGTGGCTTGTCGCGATGCGCATCAAGGGCGAGACGCCCGAAGAAATCGCGGCGTGCGTTCGCGTGATGCGCCGCTTCGCGCGGCCGATCCGAACGGATCGCGCGGGCGTCGTCGACACGTGCGGCACGGGCGGCGACGACGCGGGCACGTTCAACATCTCGACCGTCGCGGCGCTTGCGGTCGCGGGCGCGGGCGTGCCGGTCGTCAAACATGGCAACCGGGCGGTATCGAGCCGCTGCGGCAGCGCGGATTTGTTCGCCGAGCTTGGCGTTCAGATAGCCTGTCCGCCCGAGCGCATGGAGCGCGCGCTGGCCGAGGCCGGCATCGCGTTCGCGTTCGCGCCGATCTATCATCAGTCGATGAAACACGCGGCGGAGCCACGCCGCGAAATCGGCATGCGGACGCTGTTCAACATCCTGGGACCGATGACCAATCCCGCCGGCGCGAAGCGGCAGGTAATCGGCGTGTACGATCGCGCGCTGACGCGACACGTCGCCGAGGTGCTGCGCCTTCTGGGCACGGAGCACGCGATGGTTGTGCACGGGCACGACGGGCTCGACGAAATCACCCTGACCGGGCCGACGCACGTTGCCGAGTTGCGCGGGGGCGAGATTACGGAATACGAATTCGATCCGCGCGATGTTGGCCTGACGCTTTGTGAGGCCGGCGAATTTGCCGGCGGACACGCGGGAATCAACCGGCGCATCGCCGAGCGGATTCTCGCGGGCGGCGACGGCCCGCAAGCCGATATCGTCGCGCTCAACGCGGGCGCCGCGCTGGTTGTGTCGGGCAAGGCCGCCGACGTGCGCGAGGGCATCGAAATCGCGCGCGAGTCGCTGCGATCCGGACGTGCCCGGGCGGCGCTTGTCGGCCTCGCGCGAATTTCGCACGACGACGGCGCGTAG
- the trpE gene encoding anthranilate synthase component I, translating to MTDIKPTREEFLEKSRHGNLVPVYAQLIDDLNTPVSAFLSLAQRGGAFLLESVEGGDRIGRYSFLGLSPRIVVRGRRGHAEIIEGAERREVAYDDPFEPLAALLAAMKPVPEPHLPPFLGGAVGYMSYDVVRHFERLPETAADDLDIPEFQWVFPDVVVAFDRVSQQLTVGTYATTGPDPATAYESAVRRVRDTVRELQTSTVKRLVRDVEPFAESSIESTMTRDQYTRAVLRAREYINAGDILQVVLSQRYRAPFTGDDFDLYRRLRATNPSPYMFYLDFDDVTLIGASPEVHVKVTGDLAMIRPIAGTRPRGATPEEDRLLAADLLRDEKECAEHVMLVDLGRNDLSRVCRAGTVNVTDYQRVERYSHVMHIVSQIEGRLTKGQDAFDVLRATFPAGTVSGAPKVRAMEIIEELEPVRRGPYAGVVGYVSLSGHLDSCITIRTMVRKGRDLFIQAGAGIVADSIPEKEYEETRHKAMVMLRAAGLSG from the coding sequence ATGACCGACATCAAGCCCACGCGTGAGGAATTCCTGGAAAAGAGCCGGCACGGCAACCTTGTGCCCGTGTACGCGCAGCTCATCGACGATCTGAACACGCCGGTGTCGGCGTTTTTGTCGCTGGCGCAGCGGGGCGGCGCGTTCCTGCTGGAATCCGTCGAGGGGGGCGACCGCATCGGACGCTACTCCTTCCTCGGGCTGTCGCCGCGCATCGTCGTGCGCGGCAGACGCGGGCACGCGGAAATCATCGAGGGCGCCGAACGCCGCGAGGTGGCGTACGACGATCCCTTCGAGCCGCTCGCGGCGCTACTCGCGGCGATGAAGCCCGTGCCCGAGCCGCATCTCCCGCCGTTTCTCGGCGGCGCGGTGGGATACATGTCGTACGATGTCGTGCGGCACTTCGAACGCCTGCCCGAAACGGCCGCGGACGATCTCGATATCCCGGAATTTCAGTGGGTGTTTCCGGATGTCGTGGTGGCGTTCGATCGAGTCAGCCAGCAGCTTACCGTGGGGACTTACGCGACGACCGGGCCCGATCCGGCCACCGCGTACGAAAGCGCCGTGCGCCGCGTTCGCGATACCGTGCGCGAGTTGCAGACGAGCACCGTCAAGCGCCTGGTGCGCGACGTGGAGCCGTTCGCCGAATCGTCGATCGAAAGCACAATGACGCGCGATCAGTACACCCGCGCCGTTTTGCGCGCACGCGAATACATCAACGCGGGCGACATCCTTCAGGTTGTGCTTTCGCAGCGCTATCGAGCGCCGTTTACCGGCGACGATTTCGATCTTTATCGCCGCCTGCGCGCCACGAATCCGTCGCCCTACATGTTCTACCTGGATTTTGACGACGTGACGCTGATCGGCGCATCGCCGGAGGTGCACGTGAAAGTGACCGGCGATCTCGCGATGATCCGCCCCATCGCGGGCACGCGCCCGCGCGGCGCTACGCCGGAGGAAGACCGGCTCCTTGCCGCCGATCTGCTACGCGACGAAAAGGAGTGCGCCGAACACGTGATGCTGGTCGATCTTGGGCGCAACGACCTGTCGCGCGTGTGTCGCGCGGGAACGGTGAACGTGACGGATTATCAGCGCGTGGAGCGCTATTCGCACGTAATGCACATCGTCTCGCAGATCGAGGGACGCCTGACAAAGGGGCAGGACGCGTTCGACGTGCTGCGCGCCACCTTCCCCGCCGGCACCGTGTCCGGCGCGCCGAAAGTGCGTGCGATGGAGATCATCGAGGAGCTCGAGCCGGTGCGGCGCGGTCCCTACGCGGGCGTGGTCGGCTACGTCAGCCTCTCCGGTCACCTGGACTCGTGCATCACAATCCGCACGATGGTGCGCAAGGGACGCGATCTGTTCATTCAGGCGGGCGCGGGCATCGTGGCGGACTCGATACCGGAGAAGGAATACGAAGAGACGCGCCACAAGGCGATGGTGATGTTGCGCGCAGCGGGGCTTTCGGGCTGA